Part of the Psilocybe cubensis strain MGC-MH-2018 chromosome 11, whole genome shotgun sequence genome is shown below.
AGTGTATAGTAAATTAGCCTTGGGAGGCCCTCAGCCATGCAAATGTGAGCAGATCATGTGTGGGGTGTGGCGAGAACTCCTTCAGAGCTGGGGGATTAACGGGGGAATGCGGTGGAACTTTGATTTGGTCGCATCCAAATCCTAGGTTTTGGGGAAAACCTGTGCAAACCGATATAAAGCAGCACAGCCATCGACCTTTATCGGTAGTCGCTGTAGTCGTATCTTATGACTTTAATTGTTGATGTTGCCGCCTTATCTTCCGTGGATATGGGGCAGTACTTGATACTTCAAGCCCCAAGTACACGAGTACTGGTAGTATACTCATTCACAACCTTATCAACACATCCACCACCTTCTGCTAGCACACTTCCGACGCAATGAAGTCACTACCCGTGACTAAATTCGTGCCATCTAAGGACGAACTGGCGCTAGCCGAGCAGATGTTGCGCAACACCCACGCCAAAACGAGATGGACGCAGCCTTAGCTGCTAGTTGAAGCCTTCATAtctggcagttgccaggtgtatgggaagtatctacgctggcaactgccaggtgcCACATTTGAAGTCTTCAGCTGGGCGATGGTCAATACAGCCaaacaaatcccaaacacGGTGAGCGGGGCCCCGCCGGGCGCGAAAAATGGCGTAGCTCGTTGTTCGGGCGGCCGTTTGGGGCGGAAAAAAATGCGTCGGGGTCGGTTCGATGAGCAGACCACGTCGGCATTGTTTTCGCGACGTTATGGACAgcgggcggggtggatggggcgGGGCGACGTTGGATGACGCCCGCATTACTGTACCCGACCCTGAAACCGGCCAACCCCGGAAAATGGCCACTGAGCAATTTTGACGAGTTGTATAGCAGTTTCTTTCAATCTTTTTGTGTATTACTGCTCTTGTGGTACTTCTACACCACATCAGAAACTTTTAGAGCAAGGCAGTAAGTATTGCTGCCACAATCTTGCCAATACACCGTGAGAtttcaccatcaccattgATTTGCTAATCATTCTCACGTCTAATCCATAATTATCGACTTGGTCAAACACAACAACTGCGCTGAGCAGACACAAAAACAGTATACGTCGGTCATATATAGCCCTGGCTACAATATACATTCGATTCCAAGTAGATATCTCCAGAGAATATTCCGAGAATTGGAAATTAAGTGCATGACTTGACTGATTTGCCTATTTAAACATATGCATATTGTATGCAGTATTcggagaagatgaggaaaaattGCGGCAAACAATGACTTGATCTACAGTGATAACACTTCAAGGTACCACAATCTCGCTTCTCTTATTTTTTGCGATTTTTTTAGGCTTGAAATATGACAATCAGTAAAAAGTAGCTAATTTTGAACACCTTCAACATTGAAAGAAGTTCTTCAGAACGGCTAAAGATCGGCAGAAATTGAAGGCGCGTTTGTGTTTTGCAATGTCCTATGACATTGAATACCAATTTTTGAATGATAGAACCACCATCTCACCAAGTTATAGCACTCGGAAAAGTGGAAGAATCATACAAAATGCCATAAAAAGTCCGAAGTATGTCCTCCTTTAATTCCACCCCTAGTATATAATAACTAAGTAGGATACACTGTCAGTAGCTACTAGAAATCAGCTGTACTcgcttttcttcctcaactACTCACAGAATGTCTACAACCACTCCTGTTTCTCCACATGATTCTACCAATGATGACATCCCAGATCTTATCAATAATACTGTAGAAAATCGGATTCAAGAAGCTATTCAGGCCATTATGTCCTCACCTTTAAAGTCTAATGGTCAGCACACACTGTCAATCCGGGAAGCCTGTCGCATTTACAGTGTCAAGCGTGGAATGTTGACTAATCGGCTAAATGGAGTCAAAACCAAACGTGATGCACATGCAGGCGAACGTGCACTTTCAGATGCCGAAGAAAGTATTCTAGTTGATTGGGCAAAGACATTAGGACGACGGGGGTTTCCTGTAACTCAGGACATGCTTCGGGAATATGCTTCAGTAAGTGCTATTTTGTTATATTGTATGTGCTGTGATTGGTAATCTGTTACTTATACTGTACTATTTTTTAGGAAATATCACAACAGAAAATTGGTATCAACTGGCCCCGGAAGTTTTTGGAACGACATACTGATcttaaaatcaaaaaaacctCTGCACTTGAGGAATGTCGGGCCCGCTCTTTGAATACGACAGTTGTTGGAGAGTTTTTTGTGATGATCAAAGATCTAATCGAGGCATGTAAAAATATCATCCCTAGATATGACATAATTCAAAGATCTCCTTGATTTAGGAATATGATATCATACCAAGCAACATCTATAACTCAGATGAAAAAGGAATACAACTTGGCGTTGGAAAAGCTGTTTCTGCAATTGTTGacaaaacacagaaaaatgTACAACAAGTTGAAAATGGGAACCGTGAAATGGTGACTATTATTGAAACCATTTGTGCTGATGGCACATCACTTTCGCCATCAGTTATCTATCAAGCAAAGCGGCGTATATTGGAATGGGGAAAGGATAATCCATCTAACGCTAGGTAGACTTTCTGTTATATTGTATATAATGCAAACTCAGATATTTTATACATTTAATACAGTTTATCTATTTCGGAAAATGGGTGGACTGATAAAGAGCTTGGAAGCATGTGGCTAGAGCGGGATTTTCATCCAAAATCAGAAGAGCGCAACACATCTGGAGGGTACCGGTTGCTTATACTTGATGGTCACAACTCACACTGCACTTTCAAGCTTTGCCGCTTTGCAGAACGGAACAAGATTGTCATTGTTTGCCTCCCTTCCCATACTACCCATGTGTTGCAGCCTTGTGATGTTGGTGCTTTCAGCCCGTTATCCAATAGCTGGAAATCACTGGTAAACCGGTTAACACGCGACGGCATTCCTGTTACCAAGTTTAACTTTCTCCGACATTACCACACTGCACGAGAAAAGGCATTCAAAAGGTCTACAATTATTTCTGCATTTGCAAAAACCGGCATCTGGCCTATCAATCCGGGAATTATTCCATTAGAAGCATACGAGCCATCCAAAAACACAACAACTCAGGCTGCTCTACCCGTTACATCTGATCTTACTCCACTTCTCGAGATTGTGCCAGGTAAGTCAATGTATCATTTTTTTACATACAATTAATCAGACACTACATCAGATACAACACAGTCTACACCAAGTGAGCACAGTATAGGCACACAGTCTGAGGCGGCACCTACTATACTCTCGACTATGTCTTCAGCATCATCTGTTTCGAGTCGATATTGCTTAATTGGATTACCTCCTTCACTCTCTCATACGGCCGGACGCCCTGAACTATGATTACAAATATCACAACTGCGAAAACTACTCGATGATATGCAAATCCAAATCGAACGGGACCATGCAACAAAAACAATTATGGTAAAGGAGAATGAGCGCCTCCGACAACTCTTATATTACCGGGATACTACTAGAAAGAAGACTTACTCATCATCAAATCCCCGCCATATGACTAGTACCGAGAACCTCAATGAACTTGCAGAGGCTGAGTGGCGACAGGGCTGGAAAGCAATGTTAAAAGAAGCAGGTAAAATACTAAAGGCAAGGCGGAAGGCAATTGATGATGCGGAGAAGGAGGCTGCACTAGAGGTTAGAATGGCAGAACAGGCTTCAAAGCGAGCAGAGCGAGAGGCAGAGAAGCAGAGGCGAGATACTGAAAAGGAAgtagagaaagaaaaaaagaaaaaggagcgAGAGGCAAAGGCTGCAGAAAAGGCTGCAGAAAAGGTAAAGCGGGCTGAAGAAATAGCTGCAGCAAAAGTCCGAGCACAAGTTCATATACGTGGAAGGGGAGGGGGCAGGAAAAGGGTGACCAGACGAGCTGTTACTGAGACtcacattgatgatgatgctgattcGGATCAGGGACTGGCAACAGTGGCTTTTGATGAAGAGTGGAAAAGGATAAGGATGATTGTATATATCGCACCTGAAGAACCTCAGCCTCCACCAGCCCATCATCAACCAAATCCAACATCCCTTCGCAACAACAACGATGCTCAAGCTGAGCCCCCAACGGTTGAGGCAGCTGACCCACCACTTATCAACCTTGAAGATGTTGGTGCAAGACGGTATCCTAGACGTAAAACTCATAAATAGTGGCTATTTCATATGAAAAATGTACAAACAAAGTGTTACCTTTAGCCGATTGGTGTTAAATGGACGAGGGAGCAAGAACGTTGATGATGACTGCGTAGAAAAGGTGAGAATCCTTATCGCGAGCATCGACTGCGGTCAATAATGCCAAGATTCCCACGCCTGGCTGGTTGCCGTGTAAAGCCACATTTTGGGGTTTCGGTAGAAAAATATTCATTGCCCTTCCTCAAAACACTCAAAAAATCTGAAAATTTTATATGTTAAAGTTAAGATGTACGCCGACGTTTTTCAAAAAGAATTGTAGCAAACGGTTTGGCAAGGCGCTCGCAATTTGAAGAACATTCCGAAATGGCCATATTCAGGGTCGGGTACAGTATTTCTGGGTGATTTCCCGATTTGGGTTGCAGATCATTGATGTATTGATGTAATCAAAttgatcatcaccatcaatccCATCACGCCGCGGCCATCGATTCAGCCAGTGCATGCaccgtgcgcgcgcgcgttGAAAACGCGCACTGCTCGTTGTCCCTTAGGTCTTTCGCGCAGAGACTTTACTATGAGACTTATAATATTGATAATAGAGTGATGTCCTGCGACGCCGTATGTTTACCAAATCAAACCAATGTGATATCTAAAGGATTACAATGCATTATGCAACACAGCACCACCAGTATCTTTACATGTTTCGAGATAGTTGATGGACACGGCACATATTTTGAGTGACTATGGATTAGAAAACATAGTAATAAGATGATCAATGCATGAGTAATTTGGTAATACTTGTCAAACACAGTTCATGTGATGGCTGTTGATGAATGTTGCTACTGTTATATCCACTGGCACTTGTTGTGCCCTTCCTGTGCCACTCTGGATGCTATATGTGTTTGTATGTTGTTAAGAAAGTTTGACAATTATTGCTATATATGTAGATTCTTATGCACGACTGTAAAGCATCGGAAAGCTTGCTCGAGAACACTTTATTATCTCaatgtctaaaaatagccacATTTCCGGACGCTCTTTCCACGTCAATTCCAAAAGTAAATATTCAATTGGGAAATATCCTCATGTTGAagttgcaaaaaaaattattgcTAAAATAATGTAAAATCATTCTATATCTAAAAATGccatgaaaaaaaaatatatgcCCCAAAAGGTGTGCTTCAAGCTCGGAAGGTCGACCTCAGAAACTACTAAATCCATAAATTCATCCAACAAGATCACCTTGTAGGAAATTACAACACACGGTATAAAGTGTATatatttcaattcatttttaaACCAGCTACATGTtggtatcttttttttgatgtAATCTTTAGAATTGCTTTCAGAATTGCAAAATTACATAGAAAATTTTGAATCCGAGATCACCAAATTAGATTCCGGCACTGTATATGTGCTAAATATTGAGTGAGATAGCAAATATAACACTGTTTTTGTCTATACTTCCAAGATGAATGCTCTGTAGAATAGGTTGGTTACTCATATGCCCTTTTATTTGATCTCGAGTTCATCAGAATGTGAAAGTAATCAGTGACCCCTTCTTTTTGCATCATTGATACTGTCAAAGTAGCAGCAATCCCATTTTACATTATATATTCTTACTATATATTGCTATATATGATCACATAAACAAGATACAGGCCTCTAGTGACATTAGTAGCCTATAGGTTGTGCTAAATAAGTTGTCTACTCTGTGCTTCTGCCAATCAAGGTATCATACCACTGTTTGCCCGAGCCTACTCAAGGTAATTACCACAGCAGACTGACTGAACTCTACAAATGTGGGTCAATATTACCACTCACCACTGTCGCATGCCTGTATAGGTAACCTCTATGCTTTATCTGCGCTGCAAGAGCGCCGGGATAACGAGCAGTGCGCGTTTTcaacgcgcgcgcgcgcgcacggtGTATGCGCTGGCTGAATCGATGGTCGCGGCGTGATGggattgatggtgatgatcaaTTTGATTACATCAATACATCAATGATCTGCAACCCGAATCGGGAAATCACCCAGAAATAATGCGGGCGTCATCCAACGTCGCCCcgccccatccaccccgcccgcTGTCCATAACGTCGCGAAAACAATGCCGACGTGGTCTGCTCATCGAACCGACCCCGACGCATTTTTTTCCGCCCCAAACGGCCGCCCGAACAACGAGCTACGCCATTTTTCGCGCCCGGCGGGGCCCCGCTCACCgtgtttgggatttgtttGGCTGTATTGACCATCGCCCAGCTGAAGACTTCAAATGTGgcacctggcagttgccagcgtagatacttcccatacacctggcaactgccagggtACGAAGACTTCAGGGCGCGACTACAGGTGATGGACGAACGCTTCGATCTTCTTGAGCGCCGAGTCAGCACTCCCTATGCTGAGCCAGAGTGGGCTCTCGTACAAGCAAATCCGCGAGATATGGGCATGTGCAGACCGCGACGGACGTGGTCAGGTGGCGCAGATGGAGCTGGCTGCCATCTTGCGCCTGGCGGGGTGGGTCCAGGCTGGAAGGGATGTCCGAGAGAGTCTGTTGGGGAAAGGTAGGTGGTTTATTTAGATCATTTTGTTTCTCGAACTCTAAGCTTTACGGGAAAGAAGGACCGCTTCCAACAATTAAGGGTATTTCTGATAAGTATCCACCAATTCCAAAGCCTGTTACGATTGTGTTGCCTCCTGTTACAGCCGATGTGTTAGAAGGTTTGAAGGAATATTTTCTGGAATGTGTCCCAGTTAGTGGAGCTCTTGAAAGTACGTCTGTCCATTAAATTTAATACCACTTTTTTGTCCCTCATGTCATACAGAAAGAGAGGTAATGGCTGTGTACATGCAGTGTAAACCGGATCTCTCTCTGGAAGCGCTCTACAGGGTGATGTCAGTCACTGCACTTGGTTAACACTGTTTTTATTTGATAGATAACTAATATATGAACCCATACCCTTCAACTTGAAAACACACATCCAGGCAGCTAGTTGATCCTAAGAATGACATGTGCGATTTCAGGGGTTTTGCCACAGGCCTCCATGTCGTGCAAAATCTTGACAATGCAACACTATGCTCATCCGATCTGCCTGACCTGGTCAAAAGTTGCAAAGGCCTCGCGCACATCTCAGACACCACCGAAATATATCAATCTTCTACCACTGGAAATTCTGAATCTAGGAAAGCTCCTACTGCAGCCGTGTTGAATACACCATCACCCCGGAGTATGAGCGGCGCGGGGCCCAATGCAAACATCCCACATCCTCGGGCATCAAATGAGCCACTTGTCGATGTCAAACTTCGTCCCAGTGTAGATTTGCTCCAGCAGATTCGTGAGGACCTAAGCCTCGTGACGTCCCAACTACAAACAGCGGTTCGTGGTCAGGCACAGCACATCAGCGAGGTCGACAAAACGGTCCTCTCTCTGACCCAAGAAAATGCGCAATTGAAGCAGGAGTGCTATATGCTGCGCGCACAACTGGCGAACAAAGACACGGAGTATTTAAATATGGTAAAGTTCCTCAATGAACATATGACAACGCTTCAGTCGACGGTTGACGCAATCATGGGCTCCCAAGAAGCAACGTACGAGTCTGAAGGACCAACCAGGCGAGATGTGAATGACGTCCCCTTTGTCACAGAATATTCACCTACCAATCAGCCTTTCAAAAACGACAGAAAGGGCCCCGCTAATCAGGATTCGCGAATATCAATCGTAGCCTTGACCGACGAGACACAACTtgggaaaatcaagaattCCAGATATTGGCCCCCAGTTACGGACCCAGACATAGAAACAGCCAATCCACAGATATACATGCCCCACCAACCCAATAAACCCCCACCCAGCCTCCCATTGCTTCTCGACGGGAACGCTCCTACCCGGCCAAGATTCGGCCCGAGATTGAAATCAAATACAACCAGCCCCCAGCTTCATTTACACGGCTTGGACAGGTTGAATCACTCAAAGACTCCCGAAAAAGACGAAGACAATGAAGGTCCAAGTCAGATAGCTATGGTATCCCTAGGGTCCAACGGACACACTCAAAGCACACAGCCTAATGCAGCAGTACTTCCAGCGCTTAATTCCCTATCAAACCCTGACTATGTAACGAAGAAGTTTATGACCTCTCCTCTGGATCCTTCCCTCCCATATATTCCACAGTCAGACAAAGATATGGAAAGTATCAGGCTACATGTCCAACATAAAGGAAACATTGATCTCTACGGAATCGAAATGTCAGAGCGTTGTTCTTCGAAAAACGGCCTCGACGTCAGCGTACAATCGCCTATGGACTCCTCATTCTTTCAACAACATGTTTCCACTTCTTTGGAATCCACAAGTCATTCTGTTCCTGATAATCATCCACCCGTTTCATCGGACATCCCCGTCTCATCGGGAGTATCTACACCTCCAATCTCTGAATTTGTGTCTATATCTGCTACGTCCAGGTCTCCAGCTGGCATGGTAAAGAGGCTCTCAGGTTCTTCGTTTTCGTCCTACGCAAGTTCCGAGGACTCGATTTCCCATTTTCACCGCCGTCGCCGATATCTGATCGTTGTATTCAGTCGTGTAATAGTCCTGTGCTCGTCGTTCCCTAGCTTCACGagccaggccttctgtgagTCTCGTCGTCTCTTGATAAGGCAGTTTTCAAGCTGCACCGAATGATATGTTTGTACAGCTAACCTTTTCGATGCTGAGGAAATCCTCGTTGACAAATTACCACCTATATTCATTGCTATATTTACGGTCTGAAGCTATTTCGCGTCGCCTGTCGTCTATTATCTAGCCGCATGCTTTTGAAATTGCCTATAATGACGATTATTCATTAATGTGAATCAATGAAATATCAAATCAAACATCAACCTCGTCCAGGTCAAAACCAAACTTCTCTAAAAATGCCTCAAAGTCCCGACGACTCCTACCCTTGACATATCTCCCCCAAGCTCCCCTTACTTTCCTCCTCAACTCCTCCATATTCCTCCTTTTTTCCTCCCCCTCTGGCCCGCGACACGCATCCAGCACCGCACGCATCTCAGCACCAACAGCCGCGCGTGTGCCCTTCGGAGCGCGGCCGCCCAGAGAGAGGATAGGTTTCAGCCCAGCCTCACCCGTGCGTACTTCCACTAGCTCGAATGCGGCGTTGAGGTTTTGTGTGAGGTGTGCGGATGCGAGTGGCTGGTCAAATTCGAATGGCCAACATATCCtaaataacaaaaaaaaggcgAAAAAATAACGTTTTTCAATACCCAAGGCTTTGGATGGGACCTAGTAGGAATGTCACGTACATAGGCACCCCGCTATCGAGTGACTCATGCACACCACTCTGCCCAGCATGAGAAATGAACCACCCAGTTGCCTTTCATGAAGGATAGTTAGGAAAAAGGCGCAGTTTATAAACACAACATAAAGCTTGGTTTTGAAACTTACCGGATGATCCAGCACGAACTTCTGTGGCACCCACTTCGACACAAGTCCGCATTTAGACGCTGTAATCTTCTCAAGCACCTCCGCTGCAATATGTGCAAACGGGGATGCACATGAGAGGATCTGTACGCAAATCCGATTTATTAGTGATACCGATACGCACACGAGCCACCGTTGATATAGCGTCGAGTCAGCTAGAGTATAAAACTTACGAATGGGAACTTCTTCTCAATAAGAGCTTCGAGAACTTCATCGATGTACTCATTGACCGTCGGCCAGAAAATAGATCCAAAAGATATCTTACGAAGGCAAGTAAGTTAACGAAAATAGGTCAGCTCAGTGCATAGAATGATCAAATGCAAAGCTCACCAATACAACCGAATTCTTTCCATACTCTTGCATCGCATTGTCGAGGAAACGCTGCACCTCCGGCGATTCTGTTGAGCTAACATCCGCACCTAGAGCGGATGTACCATCGGTGACGCCAAATCTAGTGGGTTTAGACGCGAGCAGCGGGCCAACAACATACAACTCCTTCTTCCAATCATCGACAAACCAAGATCTAAGCGTGTCTACCGATTCCGGCTCGAAGTCGTATGGCGTCAAGGAAAAGCCGGCAGTGCAATCCTTTATACCCCTGGGAGAAGGTGGAAAGCATGGATGTCAGAAGGTTAGGATAAGCTTGGTTACACAAATCGACGCACTGCACGGCCAATTTAATGAGGTCAGAGATGATGGCCGTGGAACCAGATGTGACAAGCTGGGGAACATTAAtcaatgaatatgaatacAATGGACATTTTTTTGCGCAGGTGAAACGTTTGAACTCACAACTTGTGGAAAATGCTCCCAATCATACATCGCAGGCAACCCAGGGATCTTATTGATCCTGCCTTCAGTTCGGTAATAAACCTGCAAAAATACGAACATGCCATCAACTTGATCAAAAATTCCAAGAACCCCTAACAATTGGAGTTCAACGTACGGTGTCCCCAATCTCGCGCGACGTCACACCTAGCCTTCTGGCCTCATCTTCAATCATAACTCCGAGATCGCCAAGGCCGCCCATATGCGCCGGGAGGCATATGTGCAGGGCGTACGACGCATGCACGGGAATGAAACCGATGATAGGGACGCTGAGACCAGTGACAGTACGAGTTATAGCCATGAGAGGGCTTGCGAAGACCTATCGCAGGCCCCACATATGCATTAGCTGACCGGGAAACGCGCACAAACGTTATCAATCAATAAGGACGACGTACATCCAGAAACACGATATCAGGGGCGCCGACGCCTTCAAACACGCGCCCGGTACTCGCACATGTTACAGGTTCACCGTCGACGAGCGTTTTGTACGTAGCAGGATAGGCTTCGAACATCGAGGTCATTTGTTCCATGAGATCCATCGAAGAGGATTTGTATAACACGACAATTCTGTATTTTGAGTTCAAGGTGTCGGTATGCGCGAAATGAGGATTCAATAGACGTGGCTTTGTGACTTACCTAACGCGTCGCCGGAGGTCCTGAAGTACTTCTTTGACTTCATCTCCATAGCTCAGTTCCGCTAACACCTCGGCCTCTGCTTGCTTGATGAACGTAGGAGGGAGGAAAAGTGTCACAGTTAGATTTCTGTGTTCTTTAGCCATACGCGCCGCGAGGACGCAGCATGATCTAGTGTGACCTGTAATATATCCAAGAAGAATAAAATAAGAagacaatgaaaaaaattgtGTTAAAATGTGTGTCCAAAGAAACTCACCCCAGAGAGGCAAATATGTGAAGAGGAAATGATAATTTTTCTTGTCAGGCATCGATGTGTTCCCGTTTCAGTGAGGCTTAACAACAATCTGTACCGGGGTGGAGGGTCGATAGTGGAAGTTAGATCAACGTTCTTATATTATGCTGCCCGAAAAGCGCTCCGCTCACCAATGACAGC
Proteins encoded:
- a CDS encoding putative calcium-binding protein (putative calcium-binding protein C800.10c) — protein: MLSQSGLSYKQIREIWACADRDGRGQVAQMELAAILRLAGWVQAGRDVRESLLGKGPLPTIKGISDKYPPIPKPVTIVLPPVTADVLEGLKEYFLECVPVSGALEKREVMAVYMQCKPDLSLEALYRVMQLVDPKNDMCDFRGFATGLHVVQNLDNATLCSSDLPDLVKSCKGLAHISDTTEIYQSSTTGNSESRKAPTAAVLNTPSPRSMSGAGPNANIPHPRASNEPLVDVKLRPSVDLLQQIREDLSLVTSQLQTAVRGQAQHISEVDKTVLSLTQENAQLKQECYMLRAQLANKDTEYLNMVKFLNEHMTTLQSTVDAIMGSQEATYESEGPTRRDVNDVPFVTEYSPTNQPFKNDRKGPANQDSRISIVALTDETQLGKIKNSRYWPPVTDPDIETANPQIYMPHQPNKPPPSLPLLLDGNAPTRPRFGPRLKSNTTSPQLHLHGLDRLNHSKTPEKDEDNEGPSQIAMVSLGSNGHTQSTQPNAAVLPALNSLSNPDYVTKKFMTSPLDPSLPYIPQSDKDMESIRLHVQHKGNIDLYGIEMSERCSSKNGLDVSVQSPMDSSFFQQHVSTSLESTSHSVPDNHPPVSSDIPVSSGVSTPPISEFVSSWHGKEALRFFVFVLRKFRGLDFPFSPPSPISDRCIQSCNSPVLVVP
- a CDS encoding Anthocyanidin 3-O-glucosyltransferase; the protein is MPDKKNYHFLFTYLPLWGHTRSCCVLAARMAKEHRNLTVTLFLPPTFIKQAEAEVLAELSYGDEVKEVLQDLRRRVRIVVLYKSSSMDLMEQMTSMFEAYPATYKTLVDGEPVTCASTGRVFEGVGAPDIVFLDVFASPLMAITRTVTGLSVPIIGFIPVHASYALHICLPAHMGGLGDLGVMIEDEARRLGVTSREIGDTVYYRTEGRINKIPGLPAMYDWEHFPQVLVTSGSTAIISDLIKLAVQGIKDCTAGFSLTPYDFEPESVDTLRSWFVDDWKKELYVVGPLLASKPTRFGVTDGTSALGADVSSTESPEVQRFLDNAMQEYGKNSVVLISFGSIFWPTVNEYIDEVLEALIEKKFPFILSCASPFAHIAAEVLEKITASKCGLVSKWVPQKFVLDHPATGWFISHAGQSGVHESLDSGVPMICWPFEFDQPLASAHLTQNLNAAFELVEVRTGEAGLKPILSLGGRAPKGTRAAVGAEMRAVLDACRGPEGEEKRRNMEELRRKVRGAWGRYVKGRSRRDFEAFLEKFGFDLDEVDV